The following are from one region of the Stigmatella ashevillena genome:
- a CDS encoding putative ABC transporter permease, producing the protein MNGDRGALTEPLAPGGERLGVLGRFIVYGLMGLCIECCFTSVMDLATGEGDLRLKGYSYLWMHPIWGATLLLAEVLMGWLKRLRLRRFTRAFIAMAASFTIEYVTGALLVVAVGRCPWDYSASPWNVHGLIRLDYAPLWFLCGLTCEPLTRFVRRIRIFAWEPEALEAASGPNRSGEETLSRTSR; encoded by the coding sequence CGCTGGCCCCTGGAGGGGAGCGGTTGGGAGTCCTGGGGCGGTTCATCGTCTACGGGCTCATGGGCCTGTGCATCGAGTGCTGCTTCACCTCGGTGATGGATTTGGCCACGGGGGAGGGAGACCTTCGGCTCAAGGGGTACTCGTACCTGTGGATGCACCCCATCTGGGGCGCGACCTTGCTGCTGGCCGAGGTCCTCATGGGGTGGCTGAAGCGCCTGAGGCTGCGCCGGTTCACGCGCGCCTTCATCGCCATGGCCGCGAGCTTCACCATTGAGTACGTCACCGGTGCCCTGCTGGTGGTGGCCGTCGGCCGGTGCCCGTGGGACTACTCGGCCTCGCCGTGGAACGTGCACGGGCTGATTCGCTTGGACTACGCCCCCCTCTGGTTTTTGTGTGGGTTGACCTGCGAGCCGCTCACCCGCTTCGTCCGGCGCATCCGCATCTTCGCCTGGGAACCTGAGGCGCTGGAGGCCGCCTCGGGCCCGAATCGCAGCGGGGAGGAAACACTTTCTCGCACATCGCGATAA
- a CDS encoding peptidoglycan-binding domain-containing protein: MASSVTRSSDSASRTSSAVSRTSGATSQASGATSRTSIVDRSATSPRAATGHTERSSFTATSRTSPAASTGSLRPGARGESVRSLQDKLKASGFDPGRSDGIFGPRTERAVRDFQRSQGLQVDGIAGRRTSAALNGTDGMAGNRPGTNGVNGTARLNNQPDGRGMTTGSITVNGRSYQFNSGSGSRFSTPEGTYRVTAHRNSRSEAAFVRDGVGFSFRMEDARRPNSDAMYDSRAGRDRTALRIHPDGGARGTAGCIGIVGDAATMRQFRDDMNAELRRNGGSYTLRVQ; the protein is encoded by the coding sequence ATGGCGAGCAGCGTTACGCGTTCTTCGGACAGCGCATCCCGGACTTCCAGCGCCGTGTCCCGGACTTCCGGCGCCACGTCCCAGGCTTCCGGCGCCACCTCCCGCACCTCGATCGTCGATCGCAGTGCCACCAGTCCGCGCGCGGCCACGGGCCACACCGAACGCAGCAGCTTCACGGCCACGAGCCGCACTTCGCCTGCGGCATCGACGGGCTCGCTGCGCCCCGGGGCGCGCGGTGAATCCGTGCGCTCGCTCCAGGACAAGCTGAAGGCTTCGGGGTTCGATCCGGGCCGGAGTGACGGCATCTTCGGCCCGCGCACCGAGCGGGCGGTTCGTGACTTCCAGCGCTCGCAGGGGCTGCAAGTCGACGGCATCGCGGGCCGCCGCACGTCCGCGGCGCTCAACGGCACCGATGGCATGGCTGGCAACCGCCCTGGGACGAACGGCGTCAACGGCACCGCGCGCCTCAACAACCAGCCCGATGGCCGTGGCATGACGACGGGCTCCATCACGGTGAATGGCCGCTCGTACCAGTTCAACTCCGGCTCGGGCAGCCGCTTCTCGACGCCAGAGGGCACCTACCGGGTGACCGCGCATCGCAACAGCCGCTCTGAAGCGGCCTTTGTCCGGGACGGCGTCGGCTTCAGCTTCCGCATGGAGGATGCGCGCCGTCCCAACTCCGACGCGATGTACGACTCGCGCGCAGGCCGTGACCGCACGGCGCTGCGCATCCACCCGGACGGTGGCGCGCGCGGCACTGCAGGCTGCATCGGCATTGTCGGTGATGCGGCGACGATGCGTCAGTTCCGCGACGACATGAACGCGGAGCTCCGCCGGAACGGCGGCTCGTACACGCTCCGCGTACAGTGA
- a CDS encoding cytochrome-c peroxidase, which translates to MKKANRPSTHLLALTVVGLLTGACGSEDIFPSFDELEILRELHTLTKRPPVDATNRFADDARAAELGLALFNDKKLSGCGTVACASCHGGEGKTVDTAKAEGCDGHLTGRNPPSTLNADYNRWFMWDGRADRLWNQAILPMTNPFEMNSNATIVRARLTEAYESSYKDIFGKTPEETVDGDEVLANVGKLMQAYERKINRTSAPFDEDVRRFIAAVDVSQAQVEADPAFLGLKTYFRKGQCAVCHKGATMSDNLFHNIGVKDASESAAGQYVAMQPMLDWQFNAAGRYSDNRTGLDATRLSAVHADLQTKRVEMEGAYRTPTLRNIALTGPYMHTGELATLAEVIDFYDKGGEPSGAFTGTKTATIVELKLTTEEKQSLVHLLETMTGAPQ; encoded by the coding sequence GTGAAGAAGGCGAACCGTCCGAGCACCCACCTGTTGGCATTGACCGTGGTGGGCCTGCTGACTGGCGCATGTGGATCCGAAGACATCTTTCCCTCCTTCGACGAGTTGGAGATTCTGCGCGAGCTGCACACGCTGACGAAGCGTCCCCCCGTGGACGCGACGAACCGGTTCGCGGATGACGCCCGGGCGGCGGAGCTGGGCCTGGCGCTCTTCAACGACAAGAAGCTGTCGGGGTGTGGGACGGTGGCCTGCGCCAGCTGCCACGGCGGAGAGGGCAAGACGGTGGACACGGCCAAGGCGGAGGGGTGTGACGGCCACCTGACGGGCCGCAACCCGCCGAGCACGCTCAACGCGGACTACAACCGCTGGTTCATGTGGGATGGGCGCGCGGACCGGCTGTGGAACCAGGCCATCCTGCCGATGACGAACCCCTTCGAGATGAACTCGAACGCCACCATCGTCCGGGCGCGCCTCACCGAGGCCTACGAGTCCTCCTACAAAGACATCTTCGGCAAGACGCCGGAGGAGACGGTGGACGGAGACGAGGTGCTGGCCAACGTGGGCAAGCTGATGCAGGCCTACGAGCGGAAGATCAACCGCACGAGCGCGCCGTTCGACGAGGACGTGCGCCGCTTCATCGCCGCCGTCGATGTCAGCCAGGCGCAAGTCGAAGCGGATCCGGCCTTCCTCGGGCTGAAGACATACTTCCGCAAGGGCCAGTGCGCCGTGTGTCACAAGGGCGCGACGATGAGCGACAACCTGTTTCACAACATCGGCGTGAAGGACGCGTCGGAGAGCGCCGCGGGGCAGTATGTCGCGATGCAGCCGATGCTCGACTGGCAGTTCAACGCCGCGGGACGCTACAGCGACAACAGGACGGGGCTGGATGCAACGCGCCTCTCGGCCGTGCACGCGGACCTGCAGACGAAGCGGGTGGAGATGGAAGGCGCCTACCGGACGCCCACGCTGCGCAACATCGCGCTGACGGGGCCGTACATGCACACCGGTGAGCTGGCCACGCTGGCGGAGGTCATCGACTTCTACGACAAGGGCGGCGAGCCCTCGGGCGCTTTCACGGGAACGAAGACGGCCACCATCGTGGAACTCAAGCTCACGACCGAGGAGAAGCAGTCCCTCGTCCACCTGCTCGAGACGATGACGGGAGCCCCCCAGTAG